One window of the Streptomyces sp. TS71-3 genome contains the following:
- a CDS encoding ATP-binding cassette domain-containing protein translates to MLTLDRVTKTYRTGSLGGGRVTAVDRVSFDAEPGEVVSLIGESGSGKSTIGRMILGLTSVSGGTLTLDGRPVTAGKEYYRHVQGVFQDPFSCYNPVFKADRVFSLIRQAYHPRVPAGEWRERVERAVRDVRLDPGAVLGRYPHQLSGGQLQRLLIARALLLDLTFLVADEITSMLDASTRIDVLNLLADLKERGLGVLYITHDLSLGTYLAERTVVLRRGRVVERGDTQKVFGNPQHPYTRTLLASVPRLNLPWTEPEPLRECAFHAAGGQGADGGSGRDGGRRTDGSRAADGRHGTDGELRETEPGHFAACAQLPDCGRASA, encoded by the coding sequence ATGCTGACCCTCGACCGTGTCACCAAGACCTACCGGACGGGCAGCCTCGGCGGCGGCCGCGTCACCGCCGTCGACCGGGTCAGCTTCGACGCCGAGCCCGGCGAGGTCGTCTCGCTGATCGGCGAGAGCGGCAGCGGGAAGTCCACCATCGGCCGGATGATCCTGGGCCTGACCTCCGTCAGCGGGGGCACCCTCACCCTCGACGGCAGGCCCGTCACGGCAGGCAAGGAGTACTACCGGCATGTCCAGGGCGTCTTCCAGGATCCGTTCAGCTGCTACAACCCCGTCTTCAAGGCCGACCGGGTCTTCTCCCTGATCAGGCAGGCCTACCACCCGCGGGTGCCGGCCGGCGAGTGGCGCGAACGGGTGGAACGGGCCGTGCGCGACGTCCGCCTCGACCCCGGGGCGGTGCTGGGCAGGTACCCGCACCAGCTCAGCGGAGGGCAGTTGCAGCGGCTGCTGATCGCCCGCGCCCTGCTGCTCGACCTGACGTTCCTCGTCGCCGACGAGATCACCAGCATGCTGGACGCCTCCACCCGGATCGACGTGCTGAACCTCCTCGCGGACCTCAAGGAACGCGGTCTCGGCGTCCTCTACATCACCCACGACCTCTCCCTGGGCACCTACCTCGCCGAGCGGACCGTCGTCCTGCGCCGCGGCCGGGTCGTCGAGCGCGGCGACACCCAGAAGGTGTTCGGCAACCCCCAGCACCCCTACACCCGCACCCTGCTGGCCTCCGTGCCCCGGCTGAACCTCCCGTGGACCGAACCGGAACCGCTGCGGGAGTGCGCCTTCCACGCGGCAGGCGGGCAGGGCGCGGACGGCGGTAGCGGCAGGGACGGCGGTCGCCGCACGGACGGCAGTCGGGCCGCGGACGGCCGGCACGGCACGGACGGCGAGCTGCGGGAGACCGAGCCGGGGCACTTCGCCGCGTGTGCGCAGCTCCCGGACTGCGGAAGGGCATCCGCGTGA
- a CDS encoding ABC transporter ATP-binding protein, whose product MSLTVTDLRVHYRTLRGDVQALDGVTFDIPDGEILGLAGESGCGKTTLGKSLIRLDGRMRHVGGTALLNGTELPISDDRAMNAFRFHQVSLVPQYSMSALNPTRRIGRMIRELLASRGVPADTAELHRRLGLVGLAPEVLDRYPIELSGGMKQRVVMVISTLLDPALLIADEITSALDVSTQQAVARALVGLRDRGLVDSMMFITHDLALTSHIADSIMVMYAGRLAEKAPSKVLTTEPRHPYTKLLLGSLPEVGVRHAERRLTGIEGSPPSLLRPPARHPTTAPDGGPAVPALTGCRFRDRCPLADAGCAEQPPSVEIAPRHHVACWKA is encoded by the coding sequence ATGAGCCTCACCGTCACGGACCTCAGGGTCCACTACCGCACCCTGCGCGGCGACGTCCAGGCCCTCGACGGCGTCACGTTCGACATCCCGGACGGCGAGATCCTGGGCCTCGCCGGAGAATCGGGCTGTGGCAAGACGACCCTCGGCAAGTCGCTGATCCGCCTCGACGGCCGGATGAGGCACGTCGGCGGCACGGCCCTGCTGAACGGCACCGAGCTGCCGATCTCCGACGACCGGGCGATGAACGCGTTCCGGTTCCACCAGGTCTCGCTGGTGCCGCAGTACTCGATGAGCGCGCTCAACCCGACCCGCAGGATCGGGCGGATGATCCGCGAGCTGCTCGCCTCCCGCGGCGTGCCGGCCGACACCGCCGAACTGCACCGCCGCCTCGGCCTGGTCGGCCTCGCGCCCGAGGTGCTGGACCGCTACCCCATCGAGCTGTCCGGCGGCATGAAGCAGCGCGTCGTCATGGTGATCTCGACCCTGCTCGACCCGGCGCTGCTGATAGCCGACGAGATCACCTCGGCGCTGGACGTCTCCACGCAGCAGGCGGTGGCGCGTGCGCTGGTGGGCCTGCGGGACAGGGGCCTGGTGGACAGCATGATGTTCATCACCCACGACCTGGCGCTGACGTCCCACATCGCCGACTCCATCATGGTCATGTACGCGGGCCGGCTCGCCGAGAAGGCCCCGTCGAAGGTGCTCACCACCGAGCCCCGCCACCCGTACACCAAGCTGCTGCTGGGATCGCTGCCGGAGGTCGGCGTCCGGCACGCCGAGCGCAGGCTGACCGGCATCGAGGGCAGCCCGCCGTCCCTCCTCCGCCCGCCCGCCCGTCACCCGACCACCGCCCCTGATGGAGGACCTGCGGTCCCAGCCCTGACGGGCTGCCGCTTCCGTGACCGCTGCCCGCTCGCCGACGCCGGCTGCGCCGAGCAGCCGCCGTCCGTCGAGATCGCCCCCCGCCACCACGTCGCGTGCTGGAAGGCCTGA
- a CDS encoding ABC transporter permease produces the protein MSALPEATVTTDAVDQLTPGRETLHYARRNPKLLAGFAVVLVLLLLGLIGPMLLDGNPNEYVGPQAAAPSGDYWFGTTTFGQDVFAQFVHGLRSTFLVGVIGGGIAAVIAMLVGFLAGYRGGLTDEVLNMLTNIVLVIPTLAVLLIINAYLGVRSVPVQGVFIGVTSWPWAARAIRAQTFSLRARDFVDLARLSGSGTWRIIFREIAPNMSSYLFMMFILLFGGSVLIASSLDFIGLGPTDGVSLGLMLQSSQQWSALQLGMWWWFLPPGAGITAIVGALYVANVGLDEVFNPKLRDS, from the coding sequence ATGAGCGCGCTGCCGGAAGCGACCGTCACGACCGACGCCGTCGACCAGCTCACCCCCGGCCGGGAGACCCTGCACTACGCGCGGCGCAACCCCAAGCTGCTCGCCGGCTTCGCCGTGGTGCTCGTCCTGCTGCTCCTCGGCCTGATCGGGCCGATGCTGCTGGACGGCAACCCGAACGAATACGTGGGCCCGCAGGCCGCGGCGCCCAGCGGGGACTACTGGTTCGGCACGACCACCTTCGGGCAGGACGTGTTCGCGCAGTTCGTCCACGGCCTCAGGTCCACGTTCCTGGTGGGCGTGATCGGCGGCGGGATCGCCGCGGTCATCGCGATGCTGGTCGGCTTCCTGGCCGGCTACCGCGGCGGCCTCACCGACGAGGTACTGAACATGCTCACCAACATCGTGCTGGTGATCCCCACCCTCGCGGTGCTGCTGATCATCAACGCCTACCTGGGGGTGCGGAGCGTCCCCGTCCAGGGCGTCTTCATCGGCGTCACGTCCTGGCCGTGGGCGGCGCGCGCCATCCGCGCGCAGACGTTCTCGCTGCGCGCCCGGGACTTCGTGGACCTGGCCCGGCTCAGCGGCAGCGGGACCTGGCGGATCATCTTCCGCGAGATCGCGCCGAACATGAGCTCCTACCTGTTCATGATGTTCATCCTGCTGTTCGGCGGCTCGGTGCTGATCGCGTCCTCGCTGGACTTCATCGGGCTCGGCCCGACGGACGGCGTCTCGCTGGGCCTGATGTTGCAGAGCTCCCAGCAGTGGAGCGCGCTCCAGCTCGGCATGTGGTGGTGGTTCCTGCCGCCGGGCGCCGGCATCACGGCGATCGTGGGGGCGCTGTACGTCGCCAACGTCGGCCTGGACGAGGTCTTCAACCCGAAGCTGAGGGATTCATGA
- a CDS encoding ABC transporter permease produces MRHYFARKLLVYGLTFVVAVTVNWMIPRFMPGDPVAAMLARARVSQPEAVEAMRSYYTKLFGFDQPVWQQYLHFWSSLFHGDFGLSIWVFPKPVSEVILGALPYTLGLMVPAILLSWIAGNWLGALAARRKVLDNTVLPAGYLLTAMPYMWISVILAWALGFTAKLFPISGGYSLSITPSWSGAFIGDVLYHWFLPFLSLFLVALGGWAIGMRNMIIYELESDYASYLSALGAPQRLIRRYAFRNAVLPQITGLALQLGVLVAGALVTEIVFSYPGLGSLILAAIQNQDFFLLQGTFLFIVIGVLIANFVIDLVYVVVDPRTRSGMAGGQA; encoded by the coding sequence GTGCGCCACTACTTCGCCCGCAAGCTGCTGGTCTACGGCCTCACCTTCGTTGTGGCCGTCACCGTCAACTGGATGATCCCGCGCTTCATGCCGGGCGATCCGGTCGCCGCCATGCTCGCCCGCGCCCGGGTCTCGCAGCCCGAGGCCGTGGAGGCGATGCGCTCCTACTACACCAAGCTGTTCGGCTTCGACCAGCCCGTCTGGCAGCAGTACCTGCACTTCTGGTCGTCGCTGTTCCACGGCGACTTCGGCCTGTCCATCTGGGTGTTCCCGAAGCCCGTCAGCGAGGTGATCCTCGGCGCGCTGCCGTACACGCTGGGCCTGATGGTCCCGGCAATCCTGCTGAGCTGGATCGCCGGCAACTGGCTCGGCGCGCTCGCCGCACGCCGCAAGGTGCTCGACAACACCGTGCTGCCCGCCGGCTACCTGCTCACCGCGATGCCGTACATGTGGATCTCGGTGATCCTCGCGTGGGCGCTGGGCTTCACGGCCAAGCTGTTCCCGATCTCCGGCGGCTACAGCCTGTCGATCACGCCGAGCTGGAGCGGCGCCTTCATCGGCGACGTCCTCTACCACTGGTTCCTGCCGTTCCTCTCGCTCTTCCTGGTGGCGCTCGGCGGCTGGGCGATCGGCATGCGGAACATGATCATCTACGAGCTGGAGTCCGACTACGCGTCCTACCTCTCGGCGCTCGGCGCGCCCCAGCGGCTGATCCGCAGGTACGCCTTCCGCAACGCGGTGCTGCCGCAGATCACCGGGCTCGCGCTGCAACTGGGCGTGCTGGTGGCCGGGGCACTGGTCACCGAGATCGTCTTCTCGTACCCGGGCCTCGGCAGCCTGATCCTGGCGGCCATCCAGAACCAGGACTTCTTCCTGCTCCAGGGCACGTTCCTGTTCATCGTGATCGGTGTGCTGATCGCCAACTTCGTGATCGACCTCGTCTACGTCGTCGTCGACCCGCGCACCCGCAGCGGCATGGCGGGAGGGCAGGCATGA
- a CDS encoding ABC transporter substrate-binding protein, which yields MGIRVRGTTAALIVIGLAATACTGGGTAGGGGAQGGAAGSLPRNETLYTTGTQWGPPANFNPVRDWDFATGSKGLAYETLFHFDPNQGKLTPWLAQSGTWTDDKTYELKLRSGITWSDGKPLTADDVVYSYGISKYEASPLHTMWSWLSGAKAVDATTVRFTFKQAHYQEWDFNLYGIPIVPKHIWGTRSEKDVLNGVNDNPVATGAYKLKSHSQDRVVWERRDDWWGVKILGKKPAPKYIVDVSNPSNEVVVGQLTQGQLDLSNNFLPGASSMVKAHKVVSYYDKPPYMLPANTTWMVPNTTKKPMNDPAFRKALADSVDTPKIVKGVYGQLVQAANPTGLLPQWSKFVDKGVVAKEGFSFDPAKARKTLAAAGYKDRDGDGFVENKDGSKISLKLEVPSGWTDWMEASKVIAAGAKDAGIKIAPGFPDQNALQEQRGKGDFDLILDNQRQLSNTPWTYYQYIFEQPIQKVQNTVNFGRYENDQAWDLVQQLGGVRTDDTAGMQKVISRIQDIQLKELPVIPLWYNALWAQSNTGAWSGWPSDKAGAPHTAPAMWRNWMEMGGFDTLTTLKPAK from the coding sequence ATGGGTATCCGGGTGCGGGGGACGACCGCCGCTCTGATCGTGATCGGACTCGCCGCCACCGCCTGCACGGGCGGCGGCACCGCCGGAGGAGGCGGCGCCCAGGGCGGCGCCGCGGGTTCGCTGCCGCGGAACGAGACGCTCTACACCACCGGCACCCAGTGGGGGCCGCCCGCCAACTTCAACCCCGTGCGTGACTGGGACTTCGCGACCGGCAGCAAGGGGCTCGCCTACGAGACGCTCTTCCACTTCGACCCCAACCAGGGCAAGCTCACGCCCTGGCTGGCCCAGTCCGGCACCTGGACGGACGACAAGACGTACGAGCTGAAGCTGCGCTCCGGCATCACCTGGTCGGACGGCAAGCCGCTGACCGCCGACGACGTCGTCTACTCGTACGGGATCAGCAAGTACGAGGCGTCCCCGCTGCACACCATGTGGAGCTGGCTGTCCGGCGCGAAGGCGGTGGACGCCACCACCGTCCGCTTCACCTTCAAGCAGGCGCACTACCAGGAGTGGGACTTCAACCTCTACGGCATCCCGATCGTGCCGAAGCACATCTGGGGCACGCGTTCGGAGAAGGACGTCCTGAACGGCGTCAACGACAACCCGGTGGCCACGGGCGCGTACAAGCTGAAGAGCCACAGCCAGGACAGGGTGGTGTGGGAGCGCCGCGACGACTGGTGGGGCGTGAAGATCCTCGGCAAGAAGCCCGCGCCCAAGTACATCGTCGACGTCTCCAACCCCAGCAACGAGGTCGTCGTCGGCCAGCTCACGCAGGGCCAGCTCGACCTGAGCAACAACTTCCTGCCGGGCGCCTCCTCCATGGTGAAGGCCCACAAGGTGGTCTCGTACTACGACAAGCCGCCGTACATGCTTCCGGCGAACACCACCTGGATGGTGCCGAACACCACCAAGAAGCCGATGAACGACCCGGCGTTCCGCAAGGCGCTCGCGGACTCGGTCGACACCCCCAAGATCGTCAAGGGCGTGTACGGGCAGCTGGTGCAGGCCGCGAACCCGACGGGCCTGCTGCCGCAGTGGTCGAAGTTCGTCGACAAGGGCGTGGTCGCCAAGGAGGGCTTCTCCTTCGACCCGGCAAAGGCCAGGAAGACGCTGGCCGCCGCCGGCTACAAGGACCGCGACGGCGACGGCTTCGTGGAGAACAAGGACGGCTCGAAGATCAGCCTCAAGCTGGAGGTGCCGAGCGGCTGGACGGACTGGATGGAGGCGTCCAAGGTCATCGCCGCCGGCGCCAAGGACGCCGGCATCAAGATCGCACCCGGCTTCCCGGACCAGAACGCGCTCCAGGAGCAGCGCGGCAAGGGCGACTTCGACCTGATCCTGGACAACCAGCGCCAGCTGTCGAACACCCCGTGGACGTACTACCAGTACATCTTCGAGCAGCCGATCCAGAAGGTGCAGAACACGGTCAACTTCGGCCGGTACGAGAACGACCAGGCCTGGGACCTCGTCCAGCAGCTCGGCGGCGTCAGGACGGACGACACCGCCGGCATGCAGAAGGTCATCTCCAGGATCCAGGACATCCAGCTCAAGGAGCTGCCGGTCATCCCGCTCTGGTACAACGCGCTCTGGGCGCAGTCGAACACCGGCGCGTGGTCCGGCTGGCCCTCGGACAAGGCCGGCGCCCCGCACACCGCCCCCGCGATGTGGCGCAACTGGATGGAGATGGGCGGCTTCGACACGCTCACCACGCTGAAGCCCGCCAAGTGA
- a CDS encoding LacI family DNA-binding transcriptional regulator: MAKQRPTIADIARRAGVSKGAVSYALNDRPGVSPATRATIKAIAEEIGWQPNSAARALTHARVDTVGLALCRSAHMLGVEPFFMELISGVESELAARGCALLLQVVPDPGQELELYRRWWGERRVDGAFLVDLRHADPRIPGVAELGMPAVVIGHPGAAGPLPAVWSDDAAAVRETVTYLAALGHRSVARVAGLPDLVHTRLRDAAYRALCGELGLDEPLVIHTDYTGEEGAHATRRLISGPRRPTAVIYDNDIMAVAGLSVAQEMGLDVPRNLSLVAWDDSQLSRVVRPPLTALGRDIPAYGALAARTLLDLIAHGETTAHAATGRAPAYEDRAARLIPRGSTGAVGRGS, translated from the coding sequence ATGGCCAAGCAGCGCCCGACGATCGCGGACATCGCGCGCCGCGCAGGCGTGTCCAAGGGCGCGGTGTCGTACGCGCTCAACGATCGCCCGGGGGTCTCGCCGGCCACCCGCGCCACCATCAAGGCGATCGCCGAGGAGATCGGCTGGCAGCCCAACAGCGCGGCTCGGGCGCTCACCCACGCGCGCGTGGACACCGTCGGCCTCGCCCTGTGCCGCTCGGCGCACATGCTCGGCGTCGAACCGTTCTTCATGGAGCTGATCAGCGGCGTCGAGAGCGAACTCGCGGCGCGGGGCTGCGCGCTGCTGCTCCAGGTCGTGCCCGACCCCGGCCAAGAACTGGAGCTGTACCGCAGGTGGTGGGGCGAGCGCCGGGTGGACGGCGCCTTCCTCGTGGACCTGCGGCACGCCGACCCGCGGATCCCCGGGGTCGCCGAACTGGGCATGCCGGCGGTCGTCATCGGCCACCCCGGGGCGGCGGGGCCGCTGCCCGCGGTCTGGTCCGACGACGCGGCCGCGGTCCGCGAGACGGTCACCTACCTGGCGGCGCTCGGCCACCGCTCCGTGGCCCGGGTCGCCGGCCTGCCCGACCTCGTGCACACCCGCCTGCGGGACGCCGCCTACCGCGCGCTCTGCGGCGAACTGGGCCTGGACGAGCCCCTGGTGATCCACACCGACTACACCGGCGAGGAGGGCGCCCACGCCACCCGCCGCCTGATCAGCGGCCCGCGCCGGCCCACGGCGGTGATCTACGACAACGACATCATGGCCGTCGCGGGCCTCTCCGTCGCCCAGGAAATGGGCCTCGACGTCCCCCGGAACCTCTCCCTCGTCGCCTGGGACGACTCCCAGCTCTCCCGCGTGGTCCGCCCCCCGCTCACGGCACTCGGCCGCGACATCCCCGCGTACGGCGCACTGGCCGCCCGCACCCTGCTCGACCTGATAGCGCACGGCGAGACGACGGCGCACGCGGCCACGGGCCGGGCCCCGGCGTACGAGGACAGGGCGGCACGGTTGATCCCGCGGGGGAGCACGGGGGCGGTGGGGCGGGGGTCGTAG
- a CDS encoding TetR/AcrR family transcriptional regulator, whose amino-acid sequence MAGRKQFDMDTALDAAMIQFWRAGYADTSVDDLSRATGLNRSSIYSSLGDKDTLFLRCLDRYAVRYGGKYEAALSCAASEPLAAVRAFFDVTLERIADPELPDGCLIAQSAMAIPVLSPAVAAQTRQALGFQRLRLRAALKAGRMTDQDAEAFAVHAAAVNQSLAVMSRAGTSPAQLMAVVDVTVDALSQALRACN is encoded by the coding sequence GTGGCAGGCAGGAAGCAGTTCGACATGGACACGGCGCTCGACGCCGCGATGATCCAGTTCTGGCGCGCCGGCTACGCCGACACCTCGGTCGACGACCTGTCCCGGGCAACCGGCCTGAATCGCAGCTCGATCTACTCCTCGCTCGGCGACAAGGACACGCTGTTCCTGCGCTGCCTGGATCGCTACGCCGTGCGCTACGGCGGCAAGTACGAAGCCGCCCTCTCGTGTGCGGCTTCCGAACCCCTTGCAGCCGTCCGCGCGTTCTTCGACGTCACCCTTGAACGCATCGCCGATCCCGAACTGCCCGATGGATGCCTGATCGCCCAGTCGGCCATGGCGATTCCGGTGCTGAGCCCTGCTGTCGCGGCGCAGACCAGGCAGGCGCTCGGCTTCCAGCGGCTGCGCCTGCGCGCCGCGCTGAAGGCCGGCCGCATGACCGACCAGGACGCCGAGGCCTTCGCTGTACACGCGGCGGCCGTGAACCAGTCCCTCGCTGTCATGAGCAGAGCCGGGACCAGCCCGGCACAGCTGATGGCCGTGGTGGACGTGACCGTTGACGCGCTCTCGCAGGCGTTGCGCGCGTGCAACTAG